From Bacillus pumilus, one genomic window encodes:
- a CDS encoding chemotaxis protein CheA yields the protein MDVNQYLDIFLDESREHLQTCNEKLLDLEKNPTDLQLVNDIFRAAHTLKGMSATMGYADMAQLTHHLENMFDAIRNEQMIVTPESMDTMFEALDHLEAMVQSIAEGGDGKRDVTEVSKKLDVTGSHAEAAPSVETADVSAAAANDLDYNEFERTVLDEAREQGFKCYELNVTLSDACLLKAVRVYMIFERLNEAGEVVKTVPNAELLESEDFESEFSISYLSKQPMDEVKKIVMTISEVEQVEISEVSAFEDAAPAEKQEAKPEQEKEEVSVPAAKAPANDAPKANGNNGAAAGGTKTIRVNIDRLDSLMNLFEELVIDRGRLEQIAKELENNELTDTVERMTRISGDLQSIILNMRMVPVETVFNRFPRMIRQLTKELNKKIELIIEGAETELDRTVIDEIGDPLLHLLRNSLDHGIESPEERVKKGKPEKGTVLLKAYHSGNHVFIEVEDDGGGINRKKVLEKALERGVITEREAETLEDHQIDSLIFAAGFSTADTISDISGRGVGLDVVKNKLESLGGSVSINSTEGQGSLFSIQLPLTLSIISVLLVKLEEETFAIPISSIIETAVIKKSDILQTHDREVIDFRGFIVPVVYLKKQFHVPNANELEEELHIIVVRKGDKLTAFVVDSFIGQQEVVLKSLGDYLPNVFAISGATILGDGQVALIVDCNALIK from the coding sequence TTGGATGTAAACCAATACTTAGATATCTTTTTAGATGAAAGCAGAGAACACTTACAAACTTGTAATGAAAAACTTCTTGATTTAGAAAAGAACCCAACCGACTTGCAGCTAGTGAATGATATATTCAGAGCGGCTCACACATTGAAAGGCATGAGTGCAACGATGGGCTACGCTGATATGGCTCAGCTCACACATCATTTAGAAAACATGTTTGATGCCATTCGAAATGAACAAATGATTGTCACACCTGAGTCAATGGACACGATGTTTGAAGCACTTGATCACCTTGAAGCAATGGTTCAATCAATTGCAGAAGGCGGAGATGGGAAACGCGATGTCACAGAGGTTAGTAAAAAGCTAGATGTGACAGGAAGCCATGCTGAGGCAGCTCCTAGTGTTGAAACAGCGGATGTATCAGCTGCGGCTGCTAACGACTTAGACTATAACGAATTTGAACGAACAGTGCTTGATGAAGCGAGAGAACAAGGCTTTAAATGTTATGAACTCAATGTAACATTAAGTGACGCATGCTTATTAAAAGCTGTTCGTGTCTATATGATCTTTGAAAGACTGAACGAAGCAGGCGAGGTCGTCAAAACAGTTCCAAATGCAGAACTTTTAGAATCAGAAGATTTCGAATCTGAATTTAGTATTTCTTATTTATCTAAACAACCGATGGATGAAGTGAAAAAAATCGTGATGACGATCTCAGAAGTTGAACAAGTTGAGATCTCAGAAGTCTCTGCATTTGAAGACGCGGCTCCAGCTGAAAAACAAGAAGCAAAACCTGAACAGGAAAAAGAAGAAGTCTCCGTGCCTGCTGCGAAAGCACCAGCAAACGATGCGCCAAAAGCAAACGGCAATAACGGTGCAGCTGCCGGCGGAACAAAAACGATTCGTGTCAACATTGACCGTCTCGATTCTCTCATGAATCTATTTGAAGAACTGGTGATTGACAGAGGCCGTTTAGAGCAGATAGCCAAAGAATTAGAAAATAATGAACTTACAGACACAGTTGAAAGAATGACACGTATTTCTGGAGATCTGCAATCGATCATCCTGAACATGAGAATGGTCCCTGTGGAAACAGTGTTTAACCGATTCCCTCGTATGATCCGTCAATTGACAAAAGAGCTGAATAAGAAAATTGAACTGATCATTGAAGGTGCTGAGACAGAGCTTGACCGAACAGTCATCGATGAGATTGGAGATCCGCTCTTACACTTACTTAGAAACAGTCTAGATCACGGTATTGAATCGCCAGAAGAACGTGTGAAAAAAGGCAAGCCAGAAAAAGGCACCGTTCTATTAAAGGCGTATCATAGCGGAAACCACGTCTTCATTGAAGTAGAAGATGATGGCGGCGGAATTAACCGTAAGAAAGTGCTTGAAAAAGCATTAGAGCGCGGGGTTATTACTGAAAGAGAAGCGGAAACGCTTGAAGATCATCAAATTGATTCATTGATCTTTGCAGCAGGTTTCTCTACAGCTGATACGATTTCTGACATCTCAGGCCGCGGTGTAGGCCTTGACGTTGTGAAAAACAAGCTGGAATCACTAGGCGGATCTGTGAGCATCAACTCAACAGAAGGACAGGGCTCACTATTCTCGATCCAGCTTCCGCTTACATTATCGATTATTTCCGTTCTTCTTGTGAAATTGGAAGAGGAAACATTTGCGATTCCGATTTCTTCTATTATTGAAACGGCTGTCATTAAGAAAAGCGACATCCTTCAAACGCATGATCGTGAAGTGATTGATTTCCGCGGATTTATCGTACCGGTCGTGTACTTGAAGAAACAATTCCACGTACCAAATGCGAATGAATTAGAGGAAGAACTGCACATCATCGTTGTTCGTAAAGGAGATAAGCTGACAGCATTTGTGGTCGATTCATTTATTGGTCAGCAAGAGGTTGTATTGAAATCACTAGGAGATTACCTGCCAAACGTGTTTGCGATCTCAGGCGCAACAATCCTAGGTGACGGTCAAGTTGCACTCATCGTTGACTGTAATGCACTGATCAAGTAA
- a CDS encoding chemotaxis protein CheW, producing the protein MSTDIKTGEKMIVFIVNKKEYAISVSEVKSIEKWQQPTRVPGVAPYICGVINLRGVVTPVIDLRVRLGSTDNDITDETRMIIVQVGDIEVGWIVDEANDVITVHQEEVESSPESAEKEGQSWVTGIIKHDQRLFNIIHPGAVLDKSVQDAPVH; encoded by the coding sequence ATGAGTACAGATATCAAAACTGGCGAAAAGATGATTGTGTTTATCGTAAACAAAAAAGAATACGCCATTTCAGTATCAGAAGTAAAGTCCATTGAAAAATGGCAGCAGCCGACAAGAGTCCCTGGCGTTGCCCCTTATATATGTGGTGTTATTAATCTGCGCGGTGTCGTGACACCTGTCATCGACCTTAGAGTCAGACTTGGATCAACTGACAACGACATTACAGATGAAACAAGAATGATTATTGTACAAGTTGGTGACATTGAAGTCGGCTGGATTGTTGATGAAGCGAATGATGTCATTACAGTCCATCAAGAAGAAGTAGAATCTTCTCCTGAATCAGCTGAAAAAGAAGGACAATCATGGGTGACAGGTATCATTAAGCATGATCAGCGTCTATTTAATATCATTCATCCTGGTGCCGTCCTCGACAAGAGCGTTCAAGATGCACCTGTTCATTAA